From uncultured Desulfobacter sp., the proteins below share one genomic window:
- a CDS encoding sarcosine oxidase subunit delta, translating into MALTLTCPICGKRNGYEFRYGGEEKGPRPEEEGMTPEAWVDYVHMNNCKAGVQEEWWFHRDGCGSWFKIFRDTTTNLEQAQEE; encoded by the coding sequence ATGGCTTTAACACTGACATGTCCCATCTGCGGAAAACGCAACGGATATGAATTTAGATACGGCGGTGAGGAAAAAGGCCCCAGACCCGAAGAAGAGGGCATGACGCCTGAAGCCTGGGTGGATTACGTACATATGAACAACTGCAAGGCAGGGGTTCAAGAAGAGTGGTGGTTCCATCGGGACGGATGCGGATCCTGGTTCAAAATTTTCCGGGATACGACCACGAACCTTGAACAGGCACAGGAGGAATAG